One Aquarana catesbeiana isolate 2022-GZ linkage group LG04, ASM4218655v1, whole genome shotgun sequence genomic region harbors:
- the NCL gene encoding nucleolin encodes MVKLAKGAKAQGKPKKAPPPKEVEDSEEDEEMEEESSDEEVPVKNTPAKKVATPAKATPGKKAATPAKPVATPGKKATPAVAKNGKRAKQQESEDEEDSGEEESEEETEPVAKKPAAKKPVAKKEESEEEEEDDDEEDDESEEEQKPVAKKAPAKKPQVKPAKEESDDDEEDSESEEAMEVTPSVTKGKKAAPAKKEESDEEDEEDDEDDDEEDDDEKVTKDSAKRKKEMPKNKAAPEAKKQKTEGGNEGLSVFVANLNSSKDYDELKDALREFFSKKSLPVQDVRIGASKRFGYVEFATAEEVENALKLNGKKVLGFEIKVEKANTPAEKSKNAENKKERDARTLFVKNIPYSTTSEDLQEIFDNAKEIRLPTAKDGTSKGIAYVEFSTEAEADKAIEEKQGSEVEGRAIFIDYTGEKSQNSGGRKAPGGESKVIVVNNLSYNANEDSLQEVFEKATSIRIPQNNQGRPKGFAFIEFPSVEDAKEALESCNNTEVEGRTIRLEYSQSGGAPGSNQSKTLFVRGLSEDTSEETLKEAFDGSTNARIVTDRDTGASKGFGFVDFSTAEDAKAAKEAMEDGEIDGNKVTLDFAKPKGEGQRGGRGGFGGRGGGRGGFGGRGGGRGGFGGRGGGRGGFGGRGGGRGGFKGRGGGGFRGGNQGQGKRIKFDD; translated from the exons ATGGTTAAGTTAGCAAAG ggAGCAAAGGCACAAGGAAAACCTAAGAAGGCACCTCCTCCAAAAGAAGTAGAAGACAGTGAGGAGGACGAAGAAATGGAAGAGGAAAGCAGTGATGAGGAG GTCCCAGTGAAGAATACACCAGCCAAAAAAGTAGCCACTCCAGCTAAGGCAACTCCAGGGAAGAAAGCTGCCACTCCAGCGAAGCCTGTAGCCACACCAGGAAAGAAAGCTACTCCAGCAGTAGCAAAGAATGGAAAACGTGCAAAGCAGCAAGAGAGTGAAGACGAGGAAGACAGTG GTGAAGAAGAGTCTGAAGAGGAAACTGAACCAGTTGCCAAGAAACCTGCTGCCAAAAAACCTGTAGCAAAGAAAGAAGAAtctgaggaggaagaagaagatgatgatgagGAAGATG ATGAATCTGAAGAAGAGCAAAAACCCGTTGCCAAGAAAGCTCCTGCCAAAAAGCCTCAAGTTAAACCTGCAAAGGAGGAGTCTGACGACGATGAGGAGG ACTCTGAATCTGAAGAAGCAATGGAAGTGACACCATCTgttactaaaggaaaaaaagctGCTCCTGCCAAAAAGGAGGAATcagatgaagaggatgaggaggatgatgaagatgaCGATGAGGAAGATGATGATGAAA AGGTCACAAAAGACTCTGCAAAGCGCAAAAAAGAAATGCCCAAGAATAAAGCTGCTCCTGAAGCAAAGAAGCAGAAGACAGAAGGTGGAAATGAAG gtttGTCAGTGTTTGTTGCAAATCTGAATTCTTCAAAAGATTACGATGAACTTAAAGATGCTCTGAGGGAGTTTTTTTCTAAGAAGAGCTTGCCAGTGCAGGATGTACGGATTGGAGCCTCCAA GAGGTTTGGCTATGTGGAGTTTGCTACTGCGGAGGAAGTGGAAAATGCACTGAAATTAAATGGAAAGAAGGTTCTTGGTTTTGAGATTAAAGTAGAGAAGGCCAACACTCCTGCCGAGAAATCAAAAAATGCAGAGAACAAAAAAG AGAGAGATGCACGAACTCTGTTTGTTAAGAACATCCCCTATAGCACAACTTCAGAGGACTTGCAagagatttttgataatgccaaaGAAATTCGTCTTCCAACTGCAAAAGATGGTACTAGTAAAGG gattgccTATGTGGAATTCAGCACTGAAGCTGAGGCAGATAAAGCTATTGAAGAAAAACAAGGTTCAGAGGTTGAAGGCCGTGCTATCTTCATAGATTACACCGGAGAAAAGAGTCAAAATTCTGGAGGCAGAAAAGCACCAGGAG GAGAGTCAAAGGTAATTGTTGTGAACAACTTGTCCTATAATGCCAATGAAGACAGTTTGCAAGAAGTTTTTGAAAAGGCAACTTCTATTAGGATACCACAGAATAATCAGGGCCGGCCAAAAGG GTTTGCCTTTATAGAATTCCCTTCTGTAGAGGACGCAAAGGAGGCGTTGGAGTCCTGTAATAATACAGAGGTCGAAGGAAGAACGATTAGACTGGAGTACAGCCAGTCAGGAGGAGCTCCAG GATCTAATCAGTCAAAGACACTTTTTGTCAGAGGACTTTCTGAAGACACATCTGAAGAAACCTTAAAAGAGGCTTTTGATGGCTCTACAAATGCTAGGATAGTTACCGATCGAGACACTGGAGCTTCAAAGGG ATTTGGCTTTGTAGATTTCTCCACTGCTGAAGATGCTAAAGCTGCAAAGGAAGCAATGGAGGATGGGGAAATAGATGGAAACAAAGTTACCCTAGATTTTGCAAAACCTAAAGGTGAAGGTCAGCGAGGCGGCCGTGGTGGTTTTGGCGGCAGAGGAGGCGGCCGTGGTGGTTTTGGCGGCAGAGGAGGCGGCCGTGGTGGTTTTGGCGGCAGAGGAGGCGGCCGTGGTGGTTTTGGCGGCAGGGGTGGAGGACGTGGAGGTTTTAAAG GTAGAGGAGGTGGAGGATTCAGAGGTGGAAACCAAGGGCAAGGAAAGAGAATCAAATTTGATGActga